One Cardiocondyla obscurior isolate alpha-2009 linkage group LG02, Cobs3.1, whole genome shotgun sequence genomic window, ATAAGAGCAAGTGGTTTTCTGTTGAAGAAAGAACTcgaatattttgcaaaagcTTTAGACAATCCAGAaagaccatttttagctataCTTGGAGGAGCTAAAATTGCTGACAAAATTCAGTTAATTAACAATCTTCTGGACAAAGTAAATGAGATGATTATCGGAGGTGGTATGgcctatacatttttaaaggtttctaaaaatatgaaggtacatatacatatacttggAATGAATAACAAACgatagtaatattttcaattcaatttttattttttgcatttatacGTTTTTAGATTGGAAACTCCTTGTTTGATGAAGAAGGAGCGAAAATTGTAAATGACTTGTTGGATAAAGCGAAGAAAAATAACGTTCAGATTCATTTACCGGTGGATTTTGTAACTGCCGATAAATTTGCAGAGAATGCAGCAGTGGGAGCTGCAGATATCGAAAGTGGTATACCCGATGGATGGATGGGTCTTGATGTTGGTCCAAAATCAAGAGATTTATTTGCAGGTGAGCACATTACATTTTTAGACAATATCTATGAATAATGTATTAAGTATATGATAaagacaaatattattaattgcattatcTTGGCACAGAACCAATTAAGAGAGCAAAAGTCATAGTATGGAACGGTCCAGCGGGAGTATTTGAGTTTGAAAATTTCAGTAAGGGCACAAAAAGTTTAATGGACAATGTTGTTGAGGCTACAACTCGGGGAACAATTACTATTATTGGTGGTGGAGACACGGCAACGTGTGCGGCTAAGTGGAAAACTGAGGATAAAGTGAGCCACGTAAGCACCGGTGGTGGCGCGAGTTTGGAACTCCTGGAGGGTAAAACACTGCCCGGAGTTGCCGCTTTGTCTCCGTTGTAAATCTGTCTTCGAAATATTGATGTAAAACCcagtcatttaattttaatgttcgTTGAATGTCTCTACAGAAATTACTGAGTAGTATGCGAACATTGAGTGTGACAAAAATATTCATCGAGCCGTTAGTGGAATTAAAATGAGgacatatttttttgcaactcTAGCGTTTACGaagaatattgaaatta contains:
- the Pgk gene encoding phosphoglycerate kinase, translating into MALNKLSIDKVELADKRVLIRVDFNVPLKEGKITNNQRIVAALDTVKYAIDKKAKSVVLMSHLGRPDGKKDEKYTLKPVAEELKTLLAREIVFLNDCIGPEVESACANPAPGTIILLENLRFYIEEEGKGVGPDGSKVKADKDKVVAFRASLRKLGDVYINDAFGTAHRAHSSMMGDGFDIRASGFLLKKELEYFAKALDNPERPFLAILGGAKIADKIQLINNLLDKVNEMIIGGGMAYTFLKVSKNMKIGNSLFDEEGAKIVNDLLDKAKKNNVQIHLPVDFVTADKFAENAAVGAADIESGIPDGWMGLDVGPKSRDLFAEPIKRAKVIVWNGPAGVFEFENFSKGTKSLMDNVVEATTRGTITIIGGGDTATCAAKWKTEDKVSHVSTGGGASLELLEGKTLPGVAALSPL